The nucleotide window CTGGAACTGATACGTTCAGGCACCCGGATCGGTCGGTCCTGGGATTTCATTTCGGAGCAGCGCGGCCTGCCCAGCCGTTCGCTTCTCTTCAACGCGGCCAAGATCGCGTCCGTTCTGCATGGCCGGAACTGCGAACACATTCATGCGCATTTCGCCTGGGGTGCCGCCGGACATGCCATCGCGGCAGGACGTCTCGCCGGTATTTCGGTTTCCTTTGTAGGACACGGAACGGATGTCTTCGGGACCCCGGCAGATCTGAATGCAAAGCTGCGGCATGCCGATTTCGCGGTCGCGACCTGCGAGGACACACGCACGCATTTCCTTAACCTGGAAAGCAACGCCATCGTTGCCTCGATTGCATGCGGTATCGAGGCGGACCGGTTTAAACGACCGGAAGGCGATAGGGATGCCAGTGAACCGAGACTAATTTACGTGGGGCGCCTGATCGAGCGCAAGGGCGTGCAGGATGTGTTGAGTGCCCTGGCGCGTCTCGCTCCGTCCGAGCGTCCAGTCTTCGATATCGTTGGCGACGGGGTCATGCGCGCCGAATTGGAAGAACAGACCGCTGTCCTCGGGTTATCGGCCAGCGTGACCTTTCTCGGATCGCGTCCCGCCGAATGGCTGACAGCCAATCTCGGGCGATACACGGCCTTACTTGCGCCATTCTTCGAGGGCGAGGACGGAGGCCGCGACACCGGTCCGCTCGTCACAAAGGAAGCAATGGCAATGGAAGTGCCGGTCATTGCTTCGACATTCATGGGGCTCAAGGAAATCGTTAATGAGAGTTGCGGCATTCTCGTGCCGCCGCGTGATCTTGATGCCCTTACGGCGGCCATCCGGACCGCCGTCTCCTGGTCGCCAGAAGAGCGGTGTCGTCTTGGGCAGGCCGGAAGGCACAGGGTCATCACGAACTTCACGACCCGCCGTCAGGCGGAATTCCTGACGGCTGTTGTCTCGAGTCTGGGGCGGGCGGCCTGATGAAATCGTTGATCCGCAACCCTGGTGTCCGGAGCGCCGCGTTCTATGCGGTCGCCCTTGTTTTCGGTAAAGGCGTTTCGTTCTTGATGCTGCCGCTGGTGACGGGACATCTCAGTCCCGCCGAATATGGTGTGGTCGAGCTTCTCGCATCCGTCGCCGACGTTGCCGGGATCGTCTTCGGACTAGGGCTTGCGGATGTACTCTTTCGGTTTGGCCGCGAGGAGGGCATGGCGTCGACCCTGCTCGGCTTCTCGCTGACGATTGGGTTGTTGCTCGGGATCGCGGGGCAACTCGCGGCTCCCACAATGGCCGGTATGACGCCGGTCCCAGTTGCGCTTCTAGACCTGCGCATTCTTTTCGCTTCGCTTGCCCTAACGGCCGCAATTCAGGTGCCGCTGGCTTATCTCCGGTACAGGGACCGGCCGGCCTTGTTCGCGGCTGTATCAGTCGGGAAGGCTGCGGTTCAGGCTGGGCTGGTAGCGATTTTCCTGATCGCGGATGGCGGTGTTACAGCAGTGCTGGCCGGTGGCCTGATCGCCGATGGCATTGTGACTGTGATCCTGGTCAGCCTGCAGTTCCGCGAAGCAGGGATCGGTATCAAACGGAAGCTCGCGAAGCTGGCGCTGGGATATGGCGTGCCGCTGGTTGCCAGCGGAATGGCCGGTTTTTGTCTGGGAAGCTTCGATCGCTGGGTGCTTGCGGCACATGTTTCCGTAGAGGATCTCGCCTTCTACGGCCTGGCTGCGAAATTCGGGCTGATCGCAGCGCTTGCGATGCAGCCGTTTGAGATGTGGTGGTTCCCCCGTCGCTTCAGTCTGCTTGAGACAGAGGAGGGACGGCGCCACAGCGCTGACATCGTCGGCATTGGCTTTGTCTACAGCGTTATGGTCGTCGGCGGTGTCGCCGCTCTGGGGCCGTATGTGATCACCTGGATGACACCGGTCGCTTATCATGAAGCGGCCGTTCTGGTCCCTTGGCTGGCGCTGATTGCGCTGCTTCATGCCACCTCCAATTTGGTCAATGTGGGCTGTTATGCAGGGAAGACCACGGTTCTGCCGATGTGTCTCAACGGCTTTGCCGCTGTCGTCGCCGTCACGGGATACATGGTTCTGATTCCGGCCTTCGGTGTCATGGGGACGATCATGGCAACCCTGGTTGCGCAGTCAGTCCGCCTGACCCTCTTCTTTGCTTTCAGTCAGCGGCGTGTTCGCATTCCGCATCACCTGTTGCGTTCTGCGATGTTGGCATCTGCAACAATGGTATTGTTTGTCGGGATGGGGGTTTATCAACTATCTGAGTTTTATATATTTATTCCTTTGGCATCACTTGGCGCGGCATTTGCTCTTGGACTACTGAGAGCCCCTGACCGGGGCGGCAATCCGGCCTAAGGAGTGATACCCATGTCGATTGAAATCACCAATACCTATGAACCGCTCGCAAGCCAGGACCATGTTGAGCAGCAGCCGTTTGTTCACCCGGTTGTCGTGGTCGCAAAGCGCACGGTTGACGTGGTTGGGGCAGGCAGTTTGCTGATAGCAACCCTGCCGCTGTTTCCCCTCATCGCCCTTGCTATCCGAATTGAAAGCCCTGGGCCGGTACTGTTCCAGCAGCTTCGCGTGGGACGCACGACAGACACGTTCTCCGAGTTGTTCCAGATGAACAAGTTCCGTTCCATGAGGACCGATGCGGAGAGTCGCTCAGGCGCTGTCTGGGCCTCGAAGAATGACAACAGGATCACCCGGGTTGGCAAGTTTCTGCGCAAGACCCGGCTTGATGAGTTGCCGCAGCTGATCAATGTCCTGCGCGGCGAGATGTCGCTTGTGGGGCCTCGACCGGAGCGGCCGAGCTTCTGCCGTAAGCTGGAGCAGGAAATCCCGTTCTATATCGAGCGTACCTGGGGATTGCGTCCGGGCATTACCGGATGGGCGCAAGTCAATCAGGGTTACGACGAGACCCTCGACGATGTCAGGTCCAAGATTCTTTACGATTTCAGCTATGCGCTGGCCATGCGGTCGCCGTTTTCCTGGCTCGCCATGGAAGCCAAGGTCGTTTGCCGGACCGTGATGGTCATGGCGTTCGGGCGTGGTCAGTAGGGAGGGGAGAGAACAATGGCCAGACATCGCACATCTTCCTTTAAGCGGACAAACGGGCGGACCTGTCGCCCTCTCTGGATAGATATAGATCGCGTGCCCTTTCTCGCGGCGAACTGGAGCCTTGGAGGGTTTCTGCTTGCCGAAAGGATTCCTGATCTGGAGATCGGCGACAGGGTGCTCACACGGTTGTCCCTCGATCCGATTACGGAATCTCCATTCGCTTACATTTTTGCGCGCGTTGTGCGGATCACATCGGAAGGAACCGGCTTCGCGTTCACCGAAATGCCGCAACTCGCCTTCGATCTAATGGAACGCGCGATCTTCGCGCGCCACCCGATGGAAAAGCGCGCCAGCAGCGCGCGGAACAAGAGGTCAAGATGACTGATACGCTCTTTGGAACAGATGGAGTGCGCGGCAAGGCAAATGCCGGAAACCTCCGCCCCGATGTTGTTGTCCGTATCGCTCAGGCTGCCGGCAGCCTACATCCCCCTTCACCGGGCGAGCGCCACTCTGTCGTTATAGGCAAGGATACGCGACTGTCCTGCTACATGATCGAAAATGCCCTGGCCGCCGGTTTCGCATCGGTCGGGATGGATATCGTGCTGACGGGACCGCTGCCGACCCCCGGTGTGGCGATGGTAACCCGCTCCATGCGGGCCGACCTCGGAGTGATGATCTCGGCATCGCACAATCCATTCGACGATAACGGTATCAAGCTGTTCGGTCCTGACGGACGCAAGGTCAACGGAGATGTTGAGCAACGGATTGCCGCACTTGTCGCGTCGCCAGACCAGATCACGCTCGCGGATGCCGGGCGCGTCGGGCGGGCCCGGCGGGTCGAAGACGCGATCGGTCGCTATGCCGAATTCGTCAAGGCCAGCTTTCCTCGCGAGCTCAGCCTGCGCGGCATGAGGATCGTCGTGGATGCCGCCAACGGTGCAGCCTACAAAGTTGCCGAGAGCGTTCTCTATGAACTCGGTGCCGACGTTATTGCAATCAATGTCAGTCCGAACGGCAGGAATATCAATGACACCTGCGGCGCCGTCGAACCCCAGGCGCTCTCCGAAGCGGTGAGCACATATAGGGCGGATATCGGGCTGGCACTCGATGGAGATGCCGATCGCGTCATGCTCGTCGACGAAATGGGATGTGTTGCGGACGGAGACCAGCTCCTTGCCTGTATTGCCCGGCGCTGGTCGGCCGCCGACCGACTTACCGGAAATGGCATCGCGGCAACTGTCATGTCCAATTTCGGGCTTGAGCGCTGGCTCGGCGAGCAAGGTCTGAAACTTCATCGTACGCAGGTCGGGGACCGGCATGTCGCCGAATGTATGTTGGCAAAGGGGCTCAACCTGGGGGGTGAGCAATCCGGCCACGTGCTTTGCGGCGATATCGCAACAACCGGAGACGGGCTCATTGCCGGTTTGCAGGCAATAGCGGCGGTGATCGAAACCGGCCGGCCAGCGAGCGAAGTTCTCCGTTTGTTTGAACCGGTACCGCAACATCTTGTTGCCGTTCAGTGCCGGGACAGATCCATTGTCCAGAGTGAAGCCGTGAGGACTGCGGTGGCGGAAGCCGAACGCGCGATTTCCGGCAAGGGGCGCGTTCTTGTGAGGCCGTCAGGCACCGAGCCTGTTGTCCGGGTCATGGTCGAAGGCGAGGCCCCCGCTCTTGTCGAAAGCCTTATGGAAACGTTGACGGATGTGATTGCCTCCGAAGATCGTGTCACCAGTAAAGCGGCGTGAGAAAGCGCTGGGTTGAATCTGTTCAAAAGCTGTCCGCTCATCGCTAGGATGGCTTTTGGACGGGCTCGGGTTTGACGGGGGAAGTCAGAACTTGAACGTGGAATCCAAGCGCTCGGTGCCACTGGTACTGGTTATTGCCAGCTTCATTCTGTTCACTGCCGTTTTTGGCATAGCGCTTTACATATTGATCGACCGTCACGAGCAATCGGAACGGGAAATGGGGGCTTTGCGGACTGCGGAGAACCTCACGCAGGGAATTTCCGCTTTTCGCTCTTATTACTCTGAACGGGTTCTGCCGCGCGCGATTGAGGCTGGGAGTGATATTGCGCACGGTCCGGATGCCGAAGGCGGAAAAGCGCTTTTACCTTTCACCATGGCCATGGACTTCAGCAGGTTCCTGCGCGAACGCGGAGCCCAGTTGAATTATACTCTCTTCAGCCGCCATCCTTTTCCGGGCCGGGAAGACCGGGCATTGGATGACGTTGAGGGTCAGGCGCTTGATCGGCTTGAAGAGCATGAAGTCAAGAGCGTCGCGGTTCAATCTCGTATCGATGGACGCGATGTTATCCGGTATTTCACCCCGGTTCTGATGGCTCAGTCCTGTGTCGACTGCCACAATTCGCACCCCGAGAGTCCAAAGAAAGACTGGACGGTCGGTGCCGTTCGCGGCGTACAGGAGGTGGTCATCCCTGTCGACGCCGCAAGCGGCAGCTCTGGAGAGACCGACGAGAGCTTTGCCAACATTCTCTTTCTGGTCGTCACCGGTTTGCTCGGCTTAAGCGGTTTTGTCTGTTTTCTCCTCTACCGTGATCGTCAGGCAGTGATCGCACTCGGCCGAATGGCCGATCTTGAGCGCGGGAAGAACGTGGAGCTCGCCGAAACGGCATTGAAGCTCGAAGAAGGCATGGCGCGCTTGAACGCCGTGCTTGAAAATGCCGCGGACGCAGTCATCACGATCGATGCGGACGGGATCATAGAATCCGTCAATGGCGCGACCGAACAGATATTCGGATATCCGCGCGGTGAGCTGATTGGCCGCAACGTTAAGGTTTTGATGCCGGAATCCTATGCTTCCAGGCATGACGGATATATTCGAAATCATCTGGAAACCGGCGAAAGCCGGATCATAGGCGTTGGTCGGGAAGTTGAAGGCCGCAGAGCAGATGGCACTGTTTTCCCGCTGGATCTGTCCATCGGCCGTGTTGCTGTTGGCGGCAGGAAGATCTTCACGG belongs to Nisaea sp. and includes:
- a CDS encoding sugar transferase; translated protein: MSIEITNTYEPLASQDHVEQQPFVHPVVVVAKRTVDVVGAGSLLIATLPLFPLIALAIRIESPGPVLFQQLRVGRTTDTFSELFQMNKFRSMRTDAESRSGAVWASKNDNRITRVGKFLRKTRLDELPQLINVLRGEMSLVGPRPERPSFCRKLEQEIPFYIERTWGLRPGITGWAQVNQGYDETLDDVRSKILYDFSYALAMRSPFSWLAMEAKVVCRTVMVMAFGRGQ
- a CDS encoding lipopolysaccharide biosynthesis protein produces the protein MKSLIRNPGVRSAAFYAVALVFGKGVSFLMLPLVTGHLSPAEYGVVELLASVADVAGIVFGLGLADVLFRFGREEGMASTLLGFSLTIGLLLGIAGQLAAPTMAGMTPVPVALLDLRILFASLALTAAIQVPLAYLRYRDRPALFAAVSVGKAAVQAGLVAIFLIADGGVTAVLAGGLIADGIVTVILVSLQFREAGIGIKRKLAKLALGYGVPLVASGMAGFCLGSFDRWVLAAHVSVEDLAFYGLAAKFGLIAALAMQPFEMWWFPRRFSLLETEEGRRHSADIVGIGFVYSVMVVGGVAALGPYVITWMTPVAYHEAAVLVPWLALIALLHATSNLVNVGCYAGKTTVLPMCLNGFAAVVAVTGYMVLIPAFGVMGTIMATLVAQSVRLTLFFAFSQRRVRIPHHLLRSAMLASATMVLFVGMGVYQLSEFYIFIPLASLGAAFALGLLRAPDRGGNPA
- the glmM gene encoding phosphoglucosamine mutase, coding for MTDTLFGTDGVRGKANAGNLRPDVVVRIAQAAGSLHPPSPGERHSVVIGKDTRLSCYMIENALAAGFASVGMDIVLTGPLPTPGVAMVTRSMRADLGVMISASHNPFDDNGIKLFGPDGRKVNGDVEQRIAALVASPDQITLADAGRVGRARRVEDAIGRYAEFVKASFPRELSLRGMRIVVDAANGAAYKVAESVLYELGADVIAINVSPNGRNINDTCGAVEPQALSEAVSTYRADIGLALDGDADRVMLVDEMGCVADGDQLLACIARRWSAADRLTGNGIAATVMSNFGLERWLGEQGLKLHRTQVGDRHVAECMLAKGLNLGGEQSGHVLCGDIATTGDGLIAGLQAIAAVIETGRPASEVLRLFEPVPQHLVAVQCRDRSIVQSEAVRTAVAEAERAISGKGRVLVRPSGTEPVVRVMVEGEAPALVESLMETLTDVIASEDRVTSKAA
- a CDS encoding PilZ domain-containing protein — protein: MPFLAANWSLGGFLLAERIPDLEIGDRVLTRLSLDPITESPFAYIFARVVRITSEGTGFAFTEMPQLAFDLMERAIFARHPMEKRASSARNKRSR
- a CDS encoding glycosyltransferase, with the protein product MKRIAFLIDEFPVLSETFVGNEIRAVAALGHPVEIIAMRRPQGKIQPADEALAAQTVYLDEIGSLGAGLELIRSGTRIGRSWDFISEQRGLPSRSLLFNAAKIASVLHGRNCEHIHAHFAWGAAGHAIAAGRLAGISVSFVGHGTDVFGTPADLNAKLRHADFAVATCEDTRTHFLNLESNAIVASIACGIEADRFKRPEGDRDASEPRLIYVGRLIERKGVQDVLSALARLAPSERPVFDIVGDGVMRAELEEQTAVLGLSASVTFLGSRPAEWLTANLGRYTALLAPFFEGEDGGRDTGPLVTKEAMAMEVPVIASTFMGLKEIVNESCGILVPPRDLDALTAAIRTAVSWSPEERCRLGQAGRHRVITNFTTRRQAEFLTAVVSSLGRAA